GCAACTCGAACAGACGCCCTTCTTCACGTGGTAGGACTTCTCGCCACACCGTCGGCACTTCACGTGTGTCTTGGTGTTCTTTTTGCCCTGACTCGGCGTTCCGGATCCAGTCATATGTCTATCGAGACGACGTTATCGCCGCGTATAACGGTTGTGTCTTCTCCCGCTTCCAGAACCAGGTTCATGTGCTGGTCGTACCCCGCGAGGACGCCGGTGAACGTCTCCTCACCTTTCAACGTGACCGTAACCGATTCCTCGAGGGCCGCCTCCAGGACATCGAGAGGTCGCCCGCTCATACGCGAGCCAACGGCCTGGCCCGCTTAAACGCTCCGGAACCCGATCAAATCGAGGTCCGAAAGTCCGCGCCCGTTTCGGCCTGTGCCGCCGTCTCAGTCAGGACTGCGGCGGCCTGGGAGAGATCCTCGGTGTCGATCACTTCGACCGGCGTGTGCATATACCGGTTCGGGATCCCGAGATTGAGACTCGGCGTGCCACCCCGCTGGGTGTAGAAGGCGTCCGCGTCAGTCCCAGTCCGGCGTCCCGAGGCCTGGAGCTGGACGGGAAGGTCCGCGGACTCGGCGGCCCCACGAACGGCGGTCACCAACTCGGGGTGGTTGGCCGTCCCCCGCGTCACGACTGGGCCCTCCCCGAGCGAAACATCACTTGCCTGATCCTCCGGATAGGCTGGATTGTCCGAGGCATGCGTGACATCCACCGCGACGACGGCGTCGGCATCGAGTTCGGTCCCGACCATCATCGCGCCCTTCGTGCCGAGTTCCTCCTGGACGGTCGCCACGGCGTGAACGGTCGCGTCCACGTCACGTTTGACGGCCTTGCGGAGCGTCTCCGCGGCGACCCAGAGGCCCGCCCGGTTGTCGATGCCGCGACCGGCGATCCGGCTCCCGTCCAGGTCGTGGATGCCGGCCGCCGGAATCGCGGGGTCCCCGACCTCGACGAGTTCGCGAGCGGCCGCCTCGTCTTCGGCTCCGATGTCGACGTGCTGGGCCGTGATCTCTGGCACGTCACCGCTCTCACCCCGGTCCCGCAGGTGAATGGCCGTCTGGGCGATCACGCCGTTGACCGGGCCCTCGTCGGTCTGGATCTCGATCTGGGTCCCGCGGGAGACGGCAGGGTCCGAGCCGCCCACCGGGATGATCCGGAGAAAGCCCTCCTCGGTGATCGACGAGACCGCATAGCCGATTTCGTCGGCGTGGCCTGTGACGGCAATCGAGACCTCACCATCGCCCTCGAAGGAAGCGACGGCGTTACCGTAGGCGTCTGTCTCGACGGAGTCGGCGAACGAGGCGACGTAATCGATCCAGGCCCGGAGCGCCGGAGTCTCGTAGCCCGAGGGGCTTTTCGTCTCGAGCAACGTTTCGAGGAATTCGCGCTGGGTGCTGTCCATACCCGTACTGGTGATCCCATCGACGTTA
This region of Halodesulfurarchaeum sp. HSR-GB genomic DNA includes:
- a CDS encoding 50S ribosomal protein L37e, which translates into the protein MTGSGTPSQGKKNTKTHVKCRRCGEKSYHVKKGVCSSCGFGKSSKRRGYEWESKAGDN
- a CDS encoding LSM domain-containing protein, producing the protein MSGRPLDVLEAALEESVTVTLKGEETFTGVLAGYDQHMNLVLEAGEDTTVIRGDNVVSIDI
- a CDS encoding M20/M25/M40 family metallo-hydrolase, with the protein product MDSTQREFLETLLETKSPSGYETPALRAWIDYVASFADSVETDAYGNAVASFEGDGEVSIAVTGHADEIGYAVSSITEEGFLRIIPVGGSDPAVSRGTQIEIQTDEGPVNGVIAQTAIHLRDRGESGDVPEITAQHVDIGAEDEAAARELVEVGDPAIPAAGIHDLDGSRIAGRGIDNRAGLWVAAETLRKAVKRDVDATVHAVATVQEELGTKGAMMVGTELDADAVVAVDVTHASDNPAYPEDQASDVSLGEGPVVTRGTANHPELVTAVRGAAESADLPVQLQASGRRTGTDADAFYTQRGGTPSLNLGIPNRYMHTPVEVIDTEDLSQAAAVLTETAAQAETGADFRTSI